Below is a window of Streptomyces sp. NBC_00223 DNA.
GGTCGCCCTGGGCTCCACCAGCCGTACGTCGGTCCGGCTCGCCGAGCTGCTGCTCACCGAGCGCTACGGCGTCACGCCCGACTACTACCGCTGCCCGCCGGACCTCGCGCTGATGATGCACGAGGCCCAGGCCGCCGTACTGATCGGCGACGCCGCCCTGCGCGCGTCCCTGCACGACGCCCCGCGGCTCGGCCTCGAAGTCCACGACCTCGGGCAGATGTGGAAGGACTGGACCGGGCTGCCCTTCGTCTTCGCCGTCTGGGCCGTGCGCCGCGACTACCTCGCCGCGCACCCCGAGGCGGTCCACGAGGTCCACCGCGCCTTCCTCGCCTCCCGCGACCTGTCCCTCGAAGAGGTCGACAAGGTCGCCGAGCAGAGCGCCCGCTGGGAGTCCTTCGACGAGGACCTGCTGCGGCGCTACTACACCACCCTCGACTTCTCCCTGGGCGCCGACCAGCTGACCGGCATCTCCGAGTTCGCCCGCCGCGTCGGCTTCCCCGCCCAGGCCCGCGTCGAGCTCCTGCCCGGCCGCTGACGGTCCCGCCGTAGGACCTCCCCCCGGGGGCGGGACGCTCACGGCCGGACTTCGGTACGGTCGTGGGAGCGGGCCGCCACGCGGGCGTGCGGAGCCGCCGAGGGACGGGGGAGGGACACCATGGGTGGGAAGCCGGACCGGCTGGCGGTCGACCTGACGGGACTTGAGGACTTCGCGCACAACCTGGACACCGTGCGCACGACGATGAACGGCACCCGCAAGCTCTTCGACGCCTATGAGGCCAAGCTCGGCTCGGCGAAGGTCTCCGACGCGCTCGACAGCTTCGAGCACAACTGGAAGGACGGCCGCAAGGAGATCGACGGGCAGCTCGAAGGTCTGTCGAAGATGGCGGCCACCGCCGTGCGGGAGATCCAGAAGGCCGACAAGGATCTCGCCGACCAGCTCGCCAAGTCCTCCGAAGGGGACGGCAAGTGAGCGCCGCCCGGCCGTCCGGCGAGCGCCCCGGCCCCGAAGTGCCCGCCTCCGTACGGGTGATGCCCGTCGAGCGGGAGGGCTTCTCGCTCACCGTGCCGATGAGCTGGTGGGAGTTCGACCTGCACCCGGCCACCCGGGACGACTCCGTACGCCGGATGCTCGCCCGCCGCGTCAAGGAGAACCCCGCGCTCGCCCCGCACCGGGACGTCCTGGGCCGCTTCCTGCGCAAGGCCGCCCGCGACGCGTACGAGAGCGGCGCCGTCTACGTCGGCTGCATGGCGCAGAACTTCGACGCGCTGCCGCTGACCGCGACCGTCACCGTCTCGCTGGTGGGCGCGCGTACCCCCGAGGGCCGGCTGCCGGCCGCCGACCCGGCGTCGATCGTGGCCGGGCTGCGCCCCAAGGAGGCGGCGCGCGAGGGCGACACCTGGCGCAAGGTGACCACCGTCGAGATCCCGGAGACCGGCCTCGCGGCCAGGACGTACGGCGTCGAGGACGTGACCGTGCCGGGCGACGCGCGGGCCGTGCGTACGGTGCTGATGCAGACGTTCATCCCGCTGCCGGGACGGGCGGACCAGGTCGCGCTGGTGGCCGCCGGCAGCTCCGTGATCGACCTCGCGGACTCCTTCTTCGACATCTTCGACGCCGTCACCGGGACCTTCAGGTACCGGGAACCGGGGGCTGCGACCGCCACGTCCCCACCTGTAAGTTAAATCATCCGCAGACCATCGGATCAGCCTGCAACTCAGGAGCCACGGGGGTCGGCCCTGCGGCACGTCGAACGAGGAGTCAAGCCGCCATGGCTAACGTGAATGTGACGTACCAGGACATGCGTGACGCGGCCACCAAGCTGCGCAGCGGTCAGCACGAGATCACCGAGAAGCTGAGCACGCTCCAGAAGTTCGTGCAGGACCTGGTCAACGGCGGCTATGTGACGGACCGTTCCTCGAAGCAGTTCGACCAGTCCTACAGCGAGTTCAACACCGGTGCCACCAAGACCATCGAGGGCCTGGACGGCATGGCGAAGTTCCTGGAGAGCGCGGCCGACGCGTTCCAGCAGGCGGACGAGCAGCTGGCCAAGGGCCTGCACGGCTGAGAGCGGCCGCTGCCCGATTCCTTTATGGCCCCCCGGCAGACGGGTGCGCGCCGCGGCGGCCACTGTCCCCGCCGCGGCGCACCCGTCCGTCGGGGGGCCGTAGTCGGTGGCGGCCGCTGGCGTACGCTGGGCCGGGTCCGACCAGAACCGGCTCAGGCCCCTCCGGCCCGCCACCCCAGACCCTCCGAAGGGACAGCCCCGGTGACTTCTCCGACCTCTCCGGTGAGCGACATCGCAGCCGTCCTCGACCGGGCCGCCGCCGGCGGCCGGATCACGCCGGAAGAGGCGCTCGACCTGTACCGCTCCGCGCCGCTGCACGCGCTCGGCTCCGCCGCCGACGCGATCAGGCGCCGCCGCTACGCGGGCACCGAGCACATCGCGACGTACATCATCGAGCGGAACATCAACTACACGAACGTCTGCGTGACGGCGTGCAAGTTCTGCGCGTTCTACGCCGCGCCCAAGGACACGGAGAAGGGCTGGAGCCGCGGGCTCGACGACATCCTGCGGCGGTGCGCCGAGACCGTCGAGTTGGGCGGCACCCAGATCATGTTCCAGGGCGGTCACCACCCGGACTACGGGGTGGAGTACTACGAGGAGCACTTCGCCGCGATCAAGCGGGAGTTCCCGCAGCTGGTGATCCACTCCCTCGGCGCGTCCGAGGTCGAGCACATGGCGAAGATCTCCGGGGTCGGCGTCGAGGAGGCGATCCGCCGGATCCACGCGGCGGGCCTGGACTCCTTCGCGGGCGCGGGCGCGGAACTGCTGCCCGCCCGGCCGCGCAAGGCCATCGCGCCGCTCAAGGAGTCGGGCGAGCGCTGGCTGGAGATCATGGAGACCGCGCACGGGCTGGGCGTCGAGTCCACGTCCACGATGCTGATGGGCACGGGCGAGACCAACGCCGAGCGCATCGAGCACCTGCGGATGATCCGTGACGTCCAGGACCGTACGGGCGGCTTCCGGGCCTTCATCCCGTACACCTACCAGCCCGAGAACAACCACCTGAAGGGCCAGACGCAGGCCACGCTCTTCGAGTACCTGCGGATGATCGCCATCGCCCGGATCTTCCTCGACAACGTCGCCCACATCCAGGGCTCCTGGCTCACCACCGGCAAGGAGGTCGGCCAGCTCTCGCTGCACTACGGGGCGGACGACCTCGGTTCGGTGATGCTGGAGGAGAACGTGGTCTCGTCGGCCGGCGCGAAGCACCGCTCCAACCGGATGGAGCTGATCCATCTGATCCGCGCCGCCGGGCGGGTGCCGGCGCAGCGCGCGACGACGTACGAGCACCTGGTCGTGCACGAGGACCCGGCGAACGACCCGGTCGACGACCACGTGGTCTCCCACCTGTCCTCGACCGCGATCGAGGGCGGTACGGCCCACCCCGAGCTCAAGCTGCTCGTCGAGCGCTGAGGGACGCGCGTGCTGACGCTGCACACGGCGGACGTGCTGCTGCCCGGCGGCGGGCAGCCGTCCGTGGCCGCCGGGGCGGTGCTGGTGGAGGGCGAGCGGATCGCCGCGGTCGGGTCCTTCGCCGAGCTGAGCGCGGCGCATCCGGGGGCGCGGGTGCGGCGCTGGCCCGGGACGCTCGGGCCGGCGTCGGTGCACGAAGGTCCGTTGCCGGACGCGCCGACGGCGCGGGAGCGGGTGCACGCGGTTTTGGCTCTTGGCGCCTGTGCGGTGCGGGATGCGGTCGTGACCGATCCCGCGGAACGGGCCGCCGCCGCGCGGGTGGGCGTGGCCCTGGTCGGGCCCCTCGGCCCCCGCCCCCCTCTCGCGCCCGCCGCCCGGGCCGACCTCGCCGCCTTCGACGCGGCGGGCAACTGCGTCGCCACAGTCCTGGCCGGCCGCCTCCTCTTCCGCCGCACCTAGCCCGCAGGGGCGCGCAGTCCGTCACCGCCCCGAGGGGGCAGTCGCTGTCGTTGCCGGGCCGTCGGCCGGTGGTGGGTTGCTCGCGCAGTTCCTCGCGCCCCTAAGGGAAACGTCCCGTTTAGGGGGCGCTGGGGACGTTCCGTTTAGGGGCGCGGGGAACTGCGCGATCAGCCACGACGCGGCTGTGGTTCGTCACCGGCCCGAGGGGGCTGTTTCTGTCGTATCCGGACCCACCGGCCGGTGGTGGGTTGCCCGCGCAGTTCCTCGCGCCCCTAACGGGGCCGCTCGGCTGAGGGGCGCTGGGGGTACCCCCGGGCGGAGCCTGGGGGAGGAACTGCGCGATCAGCCACGACGCGGCTGTGGTTCGTCACCGGCCCGAAGGGGCAGTTGCTGTCGTTGCCGGGCCGCCGGCCGGTGGTGGGTTGCTCGCGCGGTTCCTCGCGCCCCTAACGGGGCCGCTCGGCCGAGGGGCGCTGGGGGTACCCCCGGGCGGAGCCTGGGGGAGGAACTGCGCGATCAGCCACGGCGCGGCTGCACTCGGCCACCGGCCCGGAGGGGCTGTTGCTGTCGTTGCCGGGCCATCGGCCGGTGGTGGGTTGCCCGCGCAGTTCCTCGCGCCCCTAAGGGGGCCGCTCGGCTGAGGGGTGCTGGGGGTACCCCCAATGCCGTCAAGTTTGGCGTTTGGGCTGGTGGGGGTGGGAGTTTGGGCTGTTGTGGTTGATGGTTGCGGTGATGTGGGCGGTGCCGGTGGGGACGGTCTGGCGTTTCTTGCCGTTGCCGATCTTGCCGGCGGCGTATTTGGACAGGGATCGTTTGACGAGGCGGTTGTATATCCGCAGGCGGCGTGGGGGTAGTGGGTGGTCGCGGAGGTAGGTGCCGACCGCGCCGAGCAGTCGGGCGTCTGGGGGACCGTCGATCTCGGTGGCGGTGGTGATGCCGTTGACGGTTTCACGCAGGGCCAGGGTGAAGCCCATCGCGGTGCAGGGCAGCCCTGCGGCGGTCCCGGCGCGGGCCATGACCAGGCGCAGGAGCTGGTAGCTGATCAGCAGGGCATGGATCTCCTGGGCCAGGCCGGCTGGGGTGGTGCAGTGCAGGACCCGGCCGCCGAGCATCGTGGACTTGACCGAGCAGAACGTTTCCTCGACTTCCCACCGGTCGTGGTAACAGGCGGCGATCGCGTCGGCGGGATGGGTGCGCCAGTTGAGCAGGCTGGTGGCCAGCAGCCATGTGCTGGTGCGGGTGCCCTGGTCGGTGGTGACCTGGACGGTGACGGCGATCGCGCGGACTTCGCGGCCGGCCCGCAGCGTCAGCCATGAGCCGTCGGGGTAGCGCTGAAGGGCCGGCAGGCGGGCGGTGCGGGGCAGCCGCACCGTGAAGTCGGCCCCGGTGGCGACCAGATCCGACAGGAACCCGGCCGCGTCGAACCCCGCGTCGAGCAGGACCAGCATTCCCGTGTGCAGGCTGCGCAGCAGCCGCCGGGCCGGAACGAACTCCCGGCCTGAGACCGGGCCGAAGACCGCATCGGCCAGGGTGCGGGTGGAGCAGTAGACCAAGGCGATCACCTGCACCAGCGGATAGCCCGCCGTGCCGTAGCGGTGCTTGTGCTTGCCCAGCCAGGCCCGGGTGGCCGCACTGTCCGGGACGGCCAGGACCGTGCCGTCGACCGCGCAGACCTCAAGGCCCCGCCACGGCTGCGGCACCGCGGCCGGGTGACGGCACAACTCGCGCAACAGCAACTGCAGCGGACGCGACCCCAGCCGCACCCGCGCCGCGTGCAGGCCCTGCCGGGTCGGGTCCGGCAACCCCGCGCCACCGAGCGCGGCACCCGCCATCCGGTACACCGCCCCCAGGGACACCGACCCGCACAACCCCTGCGCGACCAGCAGATAGACCACCACCCGGGCCGGCAGATCACGCACCCGCCGCTGCACCCGGCCCGTCCGCGCCAAAACCTCATCGACCACGGAGAACGGCAGCAGCCACGTCAACGGCCCCAGATGCCCCGGCGCGAAACACCCGGCACCTGCGGCCACCGAACGAGTAATGACAGACTCAGACACAGCAGGGCCCCTCCACGGATCCGGACTCGACACCCATATCCGTAGCGGGGCCCTGCCCCCGCTGTCCCACAAACACCCCAACCCCAACAACCCAACCCCCAAACTTGACGGCATTGGGGGTACCCCCAGGCGGGGGCGCCCGGTTGGGGCGGGGGATCGGGGCGGCGGGGGGACGCATAGGGTGGGTCACGTGACCCGAGCCTCTTTGGAGAAGCAGCCCCAGGAAGTCGCCGCCATGTTCGACGACGTGGCGGCCAAGTACGACCTCACCAACGACGTGCTCTCCCTCGGCCAAGCCCGCCTCTGGCGCAAAGCCGTCGCCCAGGCCCTGGCCGTACGCCCCGGCGAGCGCGTGCTCGACCTCGGCGCCGGCACCGGCACCTCCTCCCTGCCGTTCGCCGCCGCGGGAGCGGACGTCGTCCCCTGCGACTTCTCCCTCGGCATGCTCCGCGAGGGCAAGAAGCGGAACCCCGAGCTGCCGCTGACCGCGGGCGACGCGACCCGACTGCCGTTCGCCGACGGCGTGTTCGACGCGGTCACCATCTCCTTCGCGCTGCGCAACGTCCACGACACCGACGCCGCCCTGCGTGAGATGCGCCGCGTCGCGAAGCCCGGCGGCCGACTGGTCATCTGCGAGTTCAGCCACCCCACCTACCGGCCGTTCCGCACCGTCTACACCGAGTACCTGATGCGCGCCCTGCCGCCGGTCGCCACAGCGGTGAGCAGCAATCCGGACGCGTACGTCTACCTCGCCGAGTCCATCCGCGCCTGGCCCGACCAGCGCGGTCTCGCCTCGCGGCTCCAGGGCGCGGGCTGGACCGCAGTCGCCTGGCGCAATCTGACCGGCGGCATCGTCGCCCTCCACCGCGGCACCAAGTCCGCGGACTGACCGCGCGGGTAAGGGATTTCGGGGGCGGGCGAGGGAGCCGGGCCCGTAGGGTGCGGTGTCTGAGGGAAGGACGGCAGGTCCAGCCGTCTCCCGACCGCCCCCGGAGTCGTCCATGCCCTACTGCCCCGCCTGCGGCAATTCCGTGTCCGACGCGCCGGACACGCGCTTCTGCTCGCGGTGCGGCAGGGATCTGACCGCGCCCGCCCTCCCGGGGCAGACCCCGTCGCCACCCACCGTGCCTCCGGCCGGACACGTACCGCCGCCCACCACGCCACCGGCAGGGCCGCCGACAGCCCCACCCGCCGCGTACACCCCGCCGCCGTACGCCCCCGCGCCGCCCCCGCCGTACACGCCCGCCCCGCCGCCCGTGCCCACGGGTCCCTCGCCCGCCGGGCTGTTCGCGCGGCGGGTGGTCAGCGGTGACTGGGGAAGGCCGGCGGCCGTCGCCGCCGCGCCCGCGCTGAGCGTCCTCGCGCTGGCAGTGGTGGTCGGCGCCCGCCTGGGCTCCGTGCTGCCCGGGTACGTGGTCGGCTGGGGCGGCCGCACCCGGCTGGCCCTCGCGCTGTTCGTGCAGGGCCTCGGCGGCACGCTGAACGTCACCTCCTCCCTCCCCGGCGACTCCGGCGACTCCGGTGACTTCGGCGGCTACGACGGCAACGACGACTCGTACTTCGGCTACGACGACTCCGACTCGGGCCTCTACGACGACGGTTCGGGCCTCTCCGGTTCATCCGGTTCGTCCGACTCCTACGGGATCGCCGGCTCCACGCTGTCCGTACTGCCGCTGACGATCACCCTGTTGTGGGTCGTGGCCCTGGTCGTCGCCCTGCGGGCCATGCGCAAGCGGCAGGCGGGCCCCGAGGCGGCGGTGCGGGTCGCGCTGCTGAGCGCGGCGGCCGCCTTCGTACTCGCGCTGGTCGGGCAGCCGACCATCGCCCGCGTCCATGTGCACTCCGGGCCCTTCCTGGTGGCACTGTGGACCTTCCTGATCAGCCTGGCGACGGCCCTGCTGGTGCTCTGCGGCCCGGCCCCGCACACCTGGCTCGCCACCCGCCCGGGTCTGGCGGCCTTCTACCGCGCGCTGCGCACGGCCTCGCTCGCCCTGCTGATCACCGTCCTCCTCGCGGGCGCGATCGTCTTCCTGGTGGTCGCCGACCACTACGACTCGGCCGGCGGCTGGGGTCTGGCCGGTACCGCGCTCCTGCTGCCCAACGCCGGGCTGTCAGGGCTGGGGCTGGCGTGGGGAGCGCCGTTCAAGCTGAACGAGATCACCATCGGGGGCCCTCCCATACGATTCTCCTTCGGTCTGTCCGAACTCGACCACGTGTGGAACGGCTGGTCGACGGCCGCGGTGGTCGCCGGGGGCGTTCTGTGCGCGCTGCTGATCGGGGTGCTGGCGGTACGGCGCTCCCGCGTCCGGAGCGAACAGTTCGCGGTGGCAGGGGTGTTCACCGCGCTGTTCACGGTGCTGGTCGCGCTGGGCGGCCTGTCGAGCAACGGCTCCGGCGGCCTGGGAATGATGGGCGGCGGCCATGTCACGCTGGGGACGAGCCTGCCCGCGGCGCTGGGCTTCTGCCTGCTGTGGGCGTTCGGCGGTGTGCTCGTCGGACCGTACGTGGCCCGGGTGCTGGGTGTTCGACCCGCCCCGGTCGGCGGCCCCCAGCCGTTCATGCCTCCGCGGCAGGCCGCGCCCGGCCCCCAGCCGTACGTACCTCCGCGGCAGGCCGCGCCCCCCGGCCCCACCGTTCACGACCTCGGCGTCGTGGAGCCGGACCGGCTCAAAAAGAAGGGCCCGCGCCACCAGTGACCCGCCGTCGGGTCCGGTACGACCGCCGTTCCGTGAGAGCCGCCGCCGCGCCCGGGGCGGCGTCCTCATAGACTCGTACCCGAGCCGAATCGCGGCCCGCATCTGGCACCCCGCAGCCCCTCGCCGAAACGGGAGAGTCCCACCGTGACCGACACCGTCCTGTCCGAGCACAGCGCCGACGTGATCGTCGTGGGCGCCGGGCCCGCCGGTTCGACGACCGCGTACTACCTCGCCAAGTCGGGCCTCGATGTCCTGCTGCTGGAGAAGACCGCGTTCCCGCGCGAGAAGGTGTGCGGCGACGGCCTCACCCCGCGCGCGACCAAGCAGCTGGTCTCGATGGGCATCGACATCTCCGAAGAAGCGGGCTGGCTGCGCAACAAGGGCCTGCGGATCATCAGCGGCGGCCTGCGGCTGGAGATGGACTGGCCCGAGCTGGCCTCCTACCCGGACTACGGACTCGTCCGCAAGCGCGAGGACTTCGACGAACTGCTCGCCCAGCAGGCGGTGAAGGCCGGCGCCCGGCTGTACGAGCGCTGCAACGTCGGCGCTCCGGTCGTCGAACCCCGTACCGGCCGGATCACCGGGGTCGAGACGAAGCTCGGCGAGGAGAAGCGGCCGGTCACCTTCTCCGCGCCCCTGGTGGTCGCCGCGGACGGCAACTCCAGCCGGCTGTCGCTGGCGATGGGTCTGCACCGCCGCGAGGACCGGCCGATGGGCGTCGCGGTCCGTACGTACTTCACCTCGCCCCGGCACGAGGACGACTATCTGGAGTCCTGGCTCGAACTGTGGGACCGGCGGGGCAGCGAGCCGCGCCAACTGCCGGGCTACGGCTGGATCTTCGGCCTCGGTGACGGTACGTCCAATGTCGGCCTCGGCATCCTCAACTCGTCCTCGGCCTTCCGCGAGCTGGACTGGCGCGAGGTGCTCAAGGCGTGGGTCGGGTCCATGCCCGAGGAGTGGGGCTACACCCCGGAGAACATGACCCAGCCGATCCGCGGCGCCGCCCTGCCGATGGCCTTCAACCGCCAGCCGCACTACACCCGCGGGCTGCTGCTGGTCGGCGACGCGGGCGGGCTGGTCAACCCGTTCAACGGCGAGGGCATCGCCTACGCGATGGAATCCGGGCAGATCGCCGCCGATGTGATCACCCAGGCGCACGCCCGGGCGACCTCCTCCCAGCGCGAACTGGCCCTGGCCAACTACCCGCGCGTCCTCAAGGACACCTACGGCGGCTACTACACGCTCGGCCGCGCCTTCGTGAAGCTGATCGGCAACCCGAAGGTCCTCCAGCTGTGCACACAGCGCGGCCTCACCCACCCCATGCTGATGCGGTTCATGCTGAAGCTGCTGGCCAACCTGACCGACCCCATGGGCGGCGACGCGATGGACCGGGTGATCAACGGCCTCACCAAGATCACCCCGCGCGCGTAGGGACCCGCTCGCTGCCGCGCGAACTCGCGGTCGTCCCCCCGGCCACCCCGGACGCCCTCACCGCACGTCGGCCGTCCCGCAGTCCCGCACCCGGGCGGAACCCCTGCCGTAGGCGCCGGGAGTTCCGGGGCCGGTCCGGGCGCGCGTGGAGCGGCGGACGGCCGTCGCGGCTCCCGGGGCCGCGGCGGCCGTCCGCCGGTGTGCGGAAATCCTCCCGCTGCCGTGCGACGCGGTCTCAGAGGACCCTGACTGCCCAGTCGGGCATGTAGTCGGCCAACTGGTGGATGGCGACAGGCGTGGACGGGTTCGCCGCGTCCAGGTACTGGCCGTTACCGATGTAGACGCCCACGTGGTAGGCGCTGCCCTCGCCACCCCAGAAGATGAGGTCGC
It encodes the following:
- a CDS encoding menaquinone biosynthetic enzyme MqnA/MqnD family protein, with protein sequence MDTSVRDGDPGLTRPRVGHIQFLNCVPLYWGLARTGALLDLELTKDTPEKLSAQLIDGDLDIGPVTLMEYLRHADQLVALPDIAVGCDGPVMSCVIVSQLPLDRLDGQRVALGSTSRTSVRLAELLLTERYGVTPDYYRCPPDLALMMHEAQAAVLIGDAALRASLHDAPRLGLEVHDLGQMWKDWTGLPFVFAVWAVRRDYLAAHPEAVHEVHRAFLASRDLSLEEVDKVAEQSARWESFDEDLLRRYYTTLDFSLGADQLTGISEFARRVGFPAQARVELLPGR
- a CDS encoding IS4 family transposase, encoding MSESVITRSVAAGAGCFAPGHLGPLTWLLPFSVVDEVLARTGRVQRRVRDLPARVVVYLLVAQGLCGSVSLGAVYRMAGAALGGAGLPDPTRQGLHAARVRLGSRPLQLLLRELCRHPAAVPQPWRGLEVCAVDGTVLAVPDSAATRAWLGKHKHRYGTAGYPLVQVIALVYCSTRTLADAVFGPVSGREFVPARRLLRSLHTGMLVLLDAGFDAAGFLSDLVATGADFTVRLPRTARLPALQRYPDGSWLTLRAGREVRAIAVTVQVTTDQGTRTSTWLLATSLLNWRTHPADAIAACYHDRWEVEETFCSVKSTMLGGRVLHCTTPAGLAQEIHALLISYQLLRLVMARAGTAAGLPCTAMGFTLALRETVNGITTATEIDGPPDARLLGAVGTYLRDHPLPPRRLRIYNRLVKRSLSKYAAGKIGNGKKRQTVPTGTAHITATINHNSPNSHPHQPKRQT
- a CDS encoding geranylgeranyl reductase family protein; its protein translation is MTDTVLSEHSADVIVVGAGPAGSTTAYYLAKSGLDVLLLEKTAFPREKVCGDGLTPRATKQLVSMGIDISEEAGWLRNKGLRIISGGLRLEMDWPELASYPDYGLVRKREDFDELLAQQAVKAGARLYERCNVGAPVVEPRTGRITGVETKLGEEKRPVTFSAPLVVAADGNSSRLSLAMGLHRREDRPMGVAVRTYFTSPRHEDDYLESWLELWDRRGSEPRQLPGYGWIFGLGDGTSNVGLGILNSSSAFRELDWREVLKAWVGSMPEEWGYTPENMTQPIRGAALPMAFNRQPHYTRGLLLVGDAGGLVNPFNGEGIAYAMESGQIAADVITQAHARATSSQRELALANYPRVLKDTYGGYYTLGRAFVKLIGNPKVLQLCTQRGLTHPMLMRFMLKLLANLTDPMGGDAMDRVINGLTKITPRA
- the mqnC gene encoding cyclic dehypoxanthinyl futalosine synthase, with the protein product MSDIAAVLDRAAAGGRITPEEALDLYRSAPLHALGSAADAIRRRRYAGTEHIATYIIERNINYTNVCVTACKFCAFYAAPKDTEKGWSRGLDDILRRCAETVELGGTQIMFQGGHHPDYGVEYYEEHFAAIKREFPQLVIHSLGASEVEHMAKISGVGVEEAIRRIHAAGLDSFAGAGAELLPARPRKAIAPLKESGERWLEIMETAHGLGVESTSTMLMGTGETNAERIEHLRMIRDVQDRTGGFRAFIPYTYQPENNHLKGQTQATLFEYLRMIAIARIFLDNVAHIQGSWLTTGKEVGQLSLHYGADDLGSVMLEENVVSSAGAKHRSNRMELIHLIRAAGRVPAQRATTYEHLVVHEDPANDPVDDHVVSHLSSTAIEGGTAHPELKLLVER
- a CDS encoding WXG100 family type VII secretion target, coding for MANVNVTYQDMRDAATKLRSGQHEITEKLSTLQKFVQDLVNGGYVTDRSSKQFDQSYSEFNTGATKTIEGLDGMAKFLESAADAFQQADEQLAKGLHG
- a CDS encoding demethylmenaquinone methyltransferase, producing MTRASLEKQPQEVAAMFDDVAAKYDLTNDVLSLGQARLWRKAVAQALAVRPGERVLDLGAGTGTSSLPFAAAGADVVPCDFSLGMLREGKKRNPELPLTAGDATRLPFADGVFDAVTISFALRNVHDTDAALREMRRVAKPGGRLVICEFSHPTYRPFRTVYTEYLMRALPPVATAVSSNPDAYVYLAESIRAWPDQRGLASRLQGAGWTAVAWRNLTGGIVALHRGTKSAD
- a CDS encoding imidazolonepropionase-like domain-containing protein, with product MLTLHTADVLLPGGGQPSVAAGAVLVEGERIAAVGSFAELSAAHPGARVRRWPGTLGPASVHEGPLPDAPTARERVHAVLALGACAVRDAVVTDPAERAAAARVGVALVGPLGPRPPLAPAARADLAAFDAAGNCVATVLAGRLLFRRT